Proteins from a genomic interval of Candidatus Thermoplasmatota archaeon:
- the mvk gene encoding mevalonate kinase, producing MAKASAPGKLILFGEHFVVYGLPAIATAIEARTVAKVKQARKFSLQDNRPETPGYKKEKRDQQSDSIQRILKVMGLEGEKVSIELGGNLIAASGVGASGASSAAIAAALNEEFKLGKGIDEINDVAYEGEKGYHGVPSGIDNCCSTYGGFILFRKDLKTGKGIVKQLHSKAILSIVIGNTGITSNTTEVVEDVKREKQRDPDRFSRMLDDYSMIIKEAESSLDNGDLRKIGLLMNMNHLLLEEMDVSCPELEELVDIASNSGALGAKLTGTGRGGLMIALVNNETEGTVASAMEKASFRSEITRIGAGGVRVEHDGTTC from the coding sequence GTGGCAAAGGCATCCGCCCCAGGCAAGCTGATACTGTTCGGCGAGCACTTCGTCGTCTACGGACTTCCAGCGATCGCTACGGCGATCGAGGCCAGGACCGTTGCTAAGGTGAAGCAGGCCAGGAAATTCTCGCTCCAGGACAATAGGCCGGAGACGCCCGGATACAAGAAAGAGAAGCGTGACCAGCAGTCCGATTCTATCCAGAGGATTCTCAAGGTCATGGGACTCGAGGGGGAGAAGGTCAGCATCGAGCTCGGCGGTAATTTGATCGCCGCAAGCGGTGTCGGGGCATCCGGGGCGAGCTCCGCCGCTATCGCCGCCGCTCTCAACGAGGAGTTCAAACTCGGCAAAGGCATCGACGAGATCAACGATGTAGCGTACGAGGGAGAAAAAGGATACCACGGGGTGCCGAGCGGTATCGACAACTGCTGTTCCACCTACGGAGGGTTCATCCTTTTCAGGAAGGACCTCAAGACTGGGAAGGGCATCGTCAAGCAGCTGCACTCAAAGGCGATTTTGTCGATTGTCATCGGCAACACGGGCATCACCAGCAACACCACGGAGGTCGTCGAGGATGTCAAGAGGGAGAAGCAGAGAGATCCGGACAGGTTCAGTAGAATGCTTGACGACTATTCCATGATTATCAAGGAGGCGGAGAGCTCTTTGGACAATGGGGACTTGAGGAAGATCGGACTCCTTATGAACATGAACCATCTGCTTCTTGAGGAAATGGATGTCTCCTGTCCTGAACTGGAGGAGCTAGTCGATATCGCCTCCAATAGCGGAGCGCTGGGTGCGAAGCTCACCGGGACCGGGAGAGGTGGTCTGATGATCGCGCTGGTCAATAATGAAACTGAGGGTACGGTCGCATCTGCCATGGAGAAGGCGAGTTTCAGGTCAGAGATCACAAGGATAGGCGCAGGAGGTGTGAGGGTGGAACATGACGGTACAACCTGTTGA
- a CDS encoding zinc ribbon domain-containing protein, with translation MKCANCGAENPDDKRFCGDCGSPFKPREAPGIKLQRRLDKETAFIIILIFVLLIIIGFGFLRAANYLNDKGIEIQYVAHSFYNLAWFFGWHGVAGFFMAELALWFSNPTRKKEKKGV, from the coding sequence ATGAAGTGCGCGAACTGTGGAGCCGAGAACCCCGATGACAAGAGATTCTGTGGCGATTGTGGATCACCATTCAAACCGCGTGAAGCGCCGGGCATCAAATTGCAGAGGCGCCTTGACAAAGAGACTGCTTTTATCATAATATTGATTTTCGTGCTTCTCATTATCATCGGCTTTGGCTTCCTTCGCGCCGCGAACTACCTTAACGACAAGGGTATCGAGATTCAGTACGTTGCACATTCCTTCTATAACCTAGCGTGGTTCTTTGGATGGCATGGAGTCGCCGGATTCTTCATGGCCGAGCTTGCACTTTGGTTCTCGAATCCGACTCGGAAGAAGGAGAAGAAAGGGGTTTGA
- the yjjX gene encoding inosine/xanthosine triphosphatase: MKVGIGGTFNVIHKGHELLFETAFSIGDSVEVGLTSDEFAKSIKTVPVAPYFQRKATLMKFLERYGKPFNIVMISDMKGTAATSETIDAIVVSPETRSHADDINEQRRRNGLKPLKVFAIKDVRADDTIVISSSRILKGEIDKDGRLLRPIKVAVGSTNKVKLDAVRNIFTQAFGLIEVVGVEPEHNVENQPREERTIQGSIQRAKNALEKTKADFGVGVEAGLFYNRLLNKHLDIQYCAVVDSSGKMTVGHGPGFEYPPEVVRAVLDGGTVGDKMSEITEIEEIGHKMGSIGYLSDGMIDRTSLTEIAVLMALIPRIRKEMY, encoded by the coding sequence ATGAAGGTCGGCATCGGCGGAACATTCAACGTGATTCACAAGGGTCACGAACTTCTCTTTGAGACCGCTTTCTCGATAGGCGATTCAGTGGAGGTCGGCCTCACCTCGGACGAGTTCGCCAAGAGCATCAAGACGGTGCCTGTTGCTCCATACTTTCAGCGAAAGGCCACCCTGATGAAGTTCCTCGAACGATATGGCAAGCCGTTCAACATCGTCATGATCTCAGATATGAAGGGGACAGCGGCTACTTCGGAAACCATAGATGCCATCGTGGTATCTCCCGAGACGCGATCTCATGCGGACGACATCAATGAGCAGAGACGGAGGAACGGGCTGAAGCCGCTGAAGGTCTTCGCCATCAAAGATGTCAGGGCAGACGATACCATCGTGATCAGTTCATCGAGAATTCTCAAAGGTGAAATAGACAAGGATGGGAGGCTGCTTCGCCCCATCAAAGTGGCAGTCGGATCGACTAACAAGGTGAAATTGGATGCGGTCCGGAACATTTTCACGCAGGCCTTTGGCCTCATCGAGGTCGTAGGCGTCGAGCCAGAGCACAACGTAGAGAATCAGCCTCGGGAAGAAAGAACGATCCAGGGGTCAATCCAGAGAGCGAAGAACGCGCTTGAGAAAACAAAGGCGGACTTCGGGGTCGGGGTGGAAGCGGGGCTGTTCTACAACAGGTTGCTGAACAAACACCTGGACATCCAGTACTGTGCGGTCGTCGATTCCTCAGGCAAGATGACGGTCGGCCACGGTCCTGGTTTCGAGTATCCCCCCGAGGTTGTCCGGGCGGTTCTGGACGGCGGCACGGTCGGCGACAAGATGAGTGAGATAACTGAGATCGAGGAAATAGGCCACAAGATGGGCTCGATAGGCTATCTGTCAGATGGAATGATCGACAGAACTTCCCTTACGGAGATAGCAGTGTTGATGGCACTGATCCCGCGGATAAGGAAGGAGATGTACTAA
- a CDS encoding DUF2116 family Zn-ribbon domain-containing protein, with protein MVERIAQHRHCRNCDKAIPYKDKFCDEKCDAEHKAKMKAKKSQLLYFYAMMVGVFIVTMALIFLR; from the coding sequence TTGGTAGAGCGAATTGCTCAACACAGGCACTGCCGAAACTGTGACAAGGCTATCCCTTACAAGGACAAGTTCTGCGACGAGAAGTGCGATGCTGAGCACAAGGCCAAGATGAAGGCGAAGAAGAGCCAGCTGCTCTATTTCTACGCGATGATGGTCGGCGTATTCATCGTTACCATGGCGCTCATCTTCCTGAGGTAG
- the mvk gene encoding mevalonate kinase: protein MSRCSAPGKMILFGEHAVVFGKPALALAIDMRISSTVSLSHEFSVNGRPMKKRHHGYISAALDEAWGGPPINLDTSSQIPSGYGLGSSAAVTVSCVAAMMMEEGKLDPEKVARKAFEAERKVQGRASPTDTSTSTHGNGVIVSPERMDGLLWRIELDERVWNIHHCEVPPLKFVVGYTGIHAVTGPLVAKVMKLVDTDEEAKHVVDRIGEIVLEGVEAIKARDKNRLGKLMYENHGLLNRLGVGHPALDKLVDACKGTSYGAKLTGSGGGGCMIALTDDPEAVAKALLDAGGEPIIVEVGCEGVRPEK, encoded by the coding sequence ATGTCCAGATGCTCTGCCCCAGGCAAGATGATATTGTTCGGTGAGCATGCGGTCGTGTTTGGGAAACCTGCACTCGCGCTGGCAATCGACATGAGAATATCGTCCACAGTCTCGCTCTCACATGAGTTCTCGGTCAATGGTCGCCCGATGAAGAAGCGGCATCATGGTTACATCTCGGCGGCACTGGACGAAGCATGGGGCGGTCCACCGATCAACCTCGATACATCATCTCAGATACCATCTGGCTATGGGTTGGGCTCTTCTGCAGCGGTGACCGTATCCTGCGTTGCGGCAATGATGATGGAAGAAGGGAAGCTGGACCCTGAGAAGGTAGCGAGGAAGGCCTTCGAGGCAGAGCGCAAGGTTCAGGGAAGAGCGTCGCCGACTGACACTTCGACATCCACACATGGCAACGGAGTGATCGTGTCACCTGAGCGGATGGATGGACTGCTATGGCGTATCGAACTAGACGAGAGGGTATGGAACATCCACCATTGCGAAGTGCCTCCTTTGAAGTTCGTCGTGGGCTACACAGGCATCCATGCGGTGACAGGCCCTCTAGTGGCTAAGGTCATGAAGCTAGTGGATACAGACGAAGAGGCGAAGCACGTCGTAGACAGAATCGGTGAGATTGTGCTCGAAGGTGTAGAGGCGATCAAAGCCCGGGACAAGAATAGGTTGGGGAAGCTCATGTATGAGAATCATGGTCTACTGAACCGGCTTGGTGTCGGACATCCTGCCTTGGACAAACTTGTGGATGCATGCAAGGGAACCTCGTACGGTGCGAAGCTGACCGGGTCCGGCGGCGGAGGCTGCATGATCGCTCTGACCGACGATCCGGAGGCAGTCGCCAAAGCTCTGTTAGATGCCGGAGGGGAACCGATCATTGTAGAGGTCGGTTGCGAAGGCGTCAGACCAGAGAAATAG
- a CDS encoding hydroxymethylglutaryl-CoA reductase, degradative, with protein MERSSRIEGFYKLSMADRLKVVKEFAGLTDDEAMALAGFGGLDPSIPDKMVENAIGSFQLPLGIAVNFRINNKDYLVPMAIEEPSVVAAASNAAKMARELGGFWTSSTPPIMIGQVQVTGIRDPSRVTHMILEKKREILEIANEQDPMLVKLGGGAKDLEVRIVNTLRGPNVIVHLLVDVKDAMGANAVNTMAEAVAPFVEQISGGKVYLRILSNLATHRLARARAVWSKEAIGGEEVVDGVIEAYVFAEADPYRCATHNKGIMNGIDSVIIATGNDFRAIEAGAHSYAARSGVYKPLTTFEKTPDGDLIGTIELPMAVGLVGGATKVHPTAKACVKLLGVKSAQELGEIAAAVGLAQNLAALRALATVGIQRGHMTLHAKNIVASVGCPPELVDEACRIIIAEKKIRMDRAQEVVEELKRKKS; from the coding sequence ATGGAGCGGAGTTCTAGGATCGAGGGGTTCTACAAGCTGAGCATGGCTGACAGATTGAAGGTCGTTAAGGAGTTCGCTGGCCTCACCGACGATGAGGCCATGGCTCTAGCAGGATTCGGAGGCCTCGACCCCTCAATTCCGGACAAGATGGTAGAGAATGCGATAGGGTCTTTTCAGCTGCCGCTTGGCATCGCGGTCAACTTCAGGATAAACAACAAGGACTACCTCGTTCCCATGGCGATCGAAGAGCCGTCAGTCGTAGCTGCGGCATCCAACGCGGCCAAGATGGCCAGGGAGCTTGGGGGATTCTGGACATCCAGCACTCCTCCCATCATGATTGGTCAGGTCCAGGTGACTGGCATTCGGGACCCGAGCAGGGTGACGCATATGATACTCGAGAAGAAGCGCGAGATACTCGAGATCGCCAACGAACAGGACCCGATGCTGGTCAAGCTCGGCGGTGGTGCGAAGGACCTCGAGGTGCGCATCGTCAACACCCTGAGGGGACCGAACGTCATAGTCCATCTTCTCGTTGATGTGAAGGACGCGATGGGCGCAAACGCCGTCAACACGATGGCTGAGGCTGTAGCGCCCTTCGTGGAACAGATATCGGGAGGCAAGGTGTATCTCAGGATCCTCTCCAATCTCGCGACGCACAGACTGGCGAGGGCGCGCGCTGTATGGTCCAAGGAAGCCATCGGAGGCGAAGAGGTCGTCGACGGGGTGATTGAGGCGTACGTGTTCGCCGAAGCGGATCCCTACAGATGCGCGACACACAACAAGGGCATCATGAATGGCATTGACTCGGTCATAATCGCGACTGGTAACGACTTCCGGGCAATCGAAGCAGGCGCTCATTCATATGCGGCGCGATCTGGTGTCTACAAGCCACTGACCACCTTTGAGAAGACCCCGGACGGAGATCTGATAGGCACGATCGAACTGCCTATGGCAGTCGGCTTGGTTGGAGGAGCAACCAAGGTCCATCCGACTGCAAAGGCATGCGTGAAGCTCTTGGGCGTAAAAAGTGCGCAGGAACTGGGCGAGATCGCCGCGGCTGTCGGCCTCGCTCAGAACCTGGCCGCATTGAGGGCGCTGGCTACAGTCGGAATACAAAGGGGCCACATGACCCTCCACGCGAAGAACATAGTCGCTAGTGTAGGCTGTCCTCCCGAGCTCGTGGATGAGGCGTGCAGGATCATCATAGCGGAGAAGAAGATACGAATGGACAGAGCTCAGGAAGTTGTCGAGGAACTGAAGCGAAAGAAGAGCTGA
- a CDS encoding phosphatidate cytidylyltransferase, with translation MAVSALTEGDLLGLLGVYGYVLAVVVISWLLRDKMSNARKLVHILTGGIVFFWWNFDSAAVMAGLAALPFVLLLLLATPRSPVAFLRKSPLGQRSSEGHPYGLVFYAISWTMIAYLLFDDLFAASIAIAAMSFGDGMGELVGRRYGKIRYLPHRTLEGSLAVFLATLVSTLVISWFYFGLIDYSGGTQPKLLVLFAFAVAGLVAFLEAVTPGAVDNLVLPLFVAGWLHMMGV, from the coding sequence ATGGCCGTGAGTGCGCTGACTGAAGGGGACCTCCTTGGGCTTCTGGGCGTCTATGGATACGTCCTGGCGGTCGTGGTGATATCTTGGCTCCTGAGAGACAAGATGAGCAACGCTCGCAAGCTTGTTCACATTCTGACCGGAGGTATCGTCTTCTTCTGGTGGAACTTTGACTCTGCGGCTGTGATGGCAGGACTGGCGGCGCTTCCGTTCGTGCTACTGCTTCTCCTGGCGACCCCTAGGTCCCCCGTGGCGTTCCTGAGGAAGAGCCCGTTGGGTCAGAGGTCCTCTGAAGGGCATCCATATGGCCTCGTGTTCTATGCCATTTCCTGGACGATGATCGCATACCTGCTCTTCGATGACCTGTTCGCAGCATCGATTGCAATCGCTGCGATGTCCTTCGGGGACGGCATGGGCGAGCTCGTTGGGCGCAGATACGGCAAGATCCGCTACTTGCCCCACAGAACCCTCGAGGGCAGCCTCGCAGTCTTCTTGGCTACACTCGTAAGCACCCTCGTTATCAGCTGGTTCTACTTCGGCCTGATAGACTACTCTGGCGGGACACAGCCGAAGCTCCTCGTCCTCTTCGCGTTCGCTGTAGCCGGGCTCGTGGCATTTCTGGAAGCTGTGACGCCAGGAGCAGTTGACAACCTTGTCCTGCCACTTTTTGTGGCCGGCTGGCTCCACATGATGGGGGTATGA
- a CDS encoding thymidylate kinase, which yields MSLRFIVVDGLDGCGKDTHAERIRRHLEAEGERVTVISHPSRRLFGRLSKRALEGSGPVARSFATLFFTADVLMSVSQLKRHREGTVIFVRYLLGSAYLPERFAPTGYKLFRRVLPFPDLALFIDIEPKIAKRRISLRGHRHEMFETVEKLSSVRKVAKSLVADEWVTVDNSEDGENPFKETERVLNERFA from the coding sequence ATGAGCCTGAGGTTCATCGTGGTCGACGGACTCGACGGTTGCGGGAAGGACACTCACGCAGAGAGGATACGAAGGCACCTGGAGGCAGAAGGAGAGCGTGTGACGGTGATATCCCACCCTTCCCGGAGGCTGTTCGGAAGGCTGTCCAAGCGAGCACTGGAGGGTTCAGGCCCCGTCGCGAGGTCTTTCGCGACCTTGTTCTTCACTGCGGATGTGCTGATGTCAGTGAGTCAGTTGAAAAGACACCGCGAAGGCACTGTGATCTTCGTAAGATACCTCTTGGGTAGCGCCTATCTTCCAGAACGGTTCGCGCCAACTGGCTACAAGTTGTTCAGGAGGGTGCTCCCCTTTCCTGACCTTGCGCTCTTCATCGACATCGAACCGAAGATCGCAAAGCGCAGAATCTCCTTGAGAGGCCACAGGCACGAGATGTTCGAGACCGTGGAGAAGCTCTCGTCTGTGAGAAAGGTGGCTAAGTCGTTAGTTGCAGATGAGTGGGTCACCGTAGATAACAGCGAAGACGGCGAGAACCCCTTCAAGGAGACCGAACGGGTGCTCAACGAGCGCTTTGCCTAG
- a CDS encoding cation diffusion facilitator family transporter, with the protein MDAAQEKIAVARLSVYSNTSLVILKLIVGFFMGSVAVLSEAIHSGIDLVAAMIARYSVKKSAEPADKDHRYGHGKFENLSGMIEGSLIFVAAAIIIYEAGLRLFGDFEVELLAAGMLIMGLSAVVNFLVARKLTEVAKRTDSLALEADAYHLRTDVWTSAGVFVALVLIQITDIHLLDPAVALLVAMFIIHAAFDITRRSAEGLVDKSLPEAEIKLIERIISEHKGDILNYHKLRARKMGSERQIDLHMIVPRNLSIKEGHDLVDKLEQDIKKALPHTVIVVHIEPCDANCERCRMSPPGRILSRGKDRQSGSNCEPRQSAR; encoded by the coding sequence ATGGACGCCGCTCAAGAGAAGATCGCGGTAGCCAGGCTATCAGTGTACTCAAACACCTCCCTGGTCATTCTCAAGCTCATCGTCGGATTCTTCATGGGTTCAGTTGCAGTGCTTTCCGAGGCCATTCACTCAGGCATAGACTTGGTAGCGGCAATGATCGCAAGGTACTCAGTCAAGAAGTCCGCGGAACCGGCCGACAAGGATCACAGGTACGGTCACGGGAAGTTCGAGAACCTGTCAGGGATGATTGAGGGCTCGCTCATCTTCGTTGCGGCCGCCATTATCATCTACGAAGCGGGTTTGCGCCTATTCGGGGATTTCGAGGTGGAGCTCCTCGCTGCTGGTATGTTGATAATGGGCTTATCTGCGGTCGTGAACTTCCTTGTCGCGCGAAAGCTGACCGAGGTGGCAAAGAGGACCGATTCGTTGGCCCTCGAGGCGGATGCATATCACCTGAGAACGGATGTTTGGACTTCTGCAGGAGTATTCGTTGCCTTGGTCCTGATTCAGATCACAGATATTCATCTTCTCGATCCTGCGGTGGCATTGCTCGTTGCGATGTTCATAATCCATGCGGCTTTCGACATAACGAGACGGTCAGCCGAGGGCCTCGTGGACAAGAGCCTTCCCGAGGCGGAGATAAAGCTCATCGAGCGCATCATCAGCGAGCACAAGGGCGACATACTGAACTACCATAAGCTGAGAGCTAGGAAGATGGGGTCAGAGAGACAGATCGACCTGCACATGATCGTCCCCAGGAATCTCAGCATCAAGGAGGGCCATGACCTCGTGGACAAGCTGGAACAGGACATCAAGAAGGCGTTACCTCACACAGTAATAGTCGTCCACATAGAACCGTGCGACGCGAATTGCGAAAGGTGCAGGATGTCTCCTCCTGGCCGTATATTGTCAAGGGGCAAGGACAGGCAGAGCGGATCTAACTGCGAGCCTAGGCAAAGCGCTCGTTGA
- a CDS encoding CBS domain-containing protein has product MLKVRQVMTAPVVTISPDTLVKDASALLAEKNISGVPVVEGARLVGIFSEADVLRSIKTTRKDMRLIYPSISSIGIAFQEEVTQREIIGAYEEIGHMPVKEVMSKTVETVGPDMELNEAIVKMVQRSINRLPVVEKNLLVGIVTRGDVIRGLAKEEAQDKPK; this is encoded by the coding sequence ATGTTAAAGGTTAGGCAAGTGATGACCGCGCCGGTCGTGACAATATCTCCTGACACGCTTGTCAAGGACGCTTCTGCGCTGCTCGCTGAGAAGAACATCTCCGGTGTCCCTGTCGTCGAAGGAGCCAGACTGGTCGGCATCTTCAGCGAAGCGGACGTCCTGCGTTCCATCAAGACGACGAGGAAGGACATGAGGCTGATCTACCCATCAATTTCCTCCATCGGAATCGCATTTCAGGAGGAGGTAACCCAGAGGGAGATTATTGGAGCCTACGAGGAGATAGGTCACATGCCCGTCAAAGAGGTCATGTCGAAGACCGTCGAGACAGTGGGACCGGACATGGAACTCAATGAGGCAATTGTCAAGATGGTCCAGAGATCCATCAACAGGCTCCCGGTCGTCGAGAAGAACCTCTTGGTGGGAATAGTGACCAGAGGGGACGTCATAAGGGGTCTTGCCAAGGAAGAGGCTCAGGATAAGCCGAAGTAG
- a CDS encoding deoxyhypusine synthase → MKMKPITDIEIEDNMTVKDLTAQMLASGGFTAKKLGVACDIVRKMFHEKQCTIFLSFPACIISTGTRGVIRKLVEDKLVDVIITTCGTLDHDLARVWRKYYHGEFLMDDADLHRKGINRLGNILIPNDSYGIVLEQKMQPILSELYKSGKKTLSSRQLAYEFGSRLTDKKSILYWAAKNDIPIFVPGITDGAFGSQLWLFKQQHPDFNVDVMKDEQDISDIVFTAKKTGAIMLCGGISKHHVIWWNQFRGGLEYAVYLTTAEEWDGSLSGARIREAVSWGKVKENAQYITVEGDVTITMPMIASAVIAEGRPGRH, encoded by the coding sequence ATGAAAATGAAGCCTATCACGGACATCGAAATCGAGGACAACATGACGGTCAAGGACCTCACTGCGCAGATGCTGGCCTCTGGAGGCTTTACAGCCAAGAAACTGGGAGTGGCGTGCGACATCGTGCGGAAGATGTTCCATGAGAAGCAGTGCACGATCTTCCTGTCATTCCCCGCTTGCATCATATCAACCGGCACGCGCGGCGTGATCCGAAAGCTCGTGGAGGACAAGCTCGTGGATGTCATAATCACAACCTGTGGAACTCTCGACCACGACCTCGCCAGGGTCTGGCGGAAGTACTACCACGGAGAGTTCCTCATGGACGATGCTGACCTGCACAGAAAGGGGATAAACAGGCTGGGCAACATACTCATTCCGAACGATAGCTATGGCATAGTACTAGAGCAGAAGATGCAGCCGATACTGTCGGAGTTGTACAAGAGCGGCAAGAAGACGCTCTCGAGCCGCCAGCTCGCATACGAGTTCGGCTCCAGGCTCACGGACAAGAAATCAATCCTCTATTGGGCTGCGAAGAATGATATCCCGATCTTCGTCCCAGGCATTACGGACGGGGCGTTCGGATCCCAACTCTGGCTGTTCAAACAGCAACATCCGGATTTCAATGTCGATGTGATGAAGGACGAGCAGGACATCTCGGATATCGTGTTCACGGCGAAGAAGACCGGGGCGATCATGCTATGTGGGGGCATATCCAAGCACCATGTGATATGGTGGAACCAATTCAGGGGAGGGCTCGAATACGCTGTGTACCTGACCACCGCTGAGGAGTGGGACGGGTCGTTGTCAGGTGCCAGGATTAGGGAGGCCGTAAGCTGGGGCAAGGTGAAGGAGAACGCCCAATATATCACCGTCGAGGGCGACGTCACCATCACCATGCCGATGATTGCCAGCGCAGTGATAGCAGAGGGAAGGCCGGGAAGACATTAA